The Acinonyx jubatus isolate Ajub_Pintada_27869175 chromosome D2, VMU_Ajub_asm_v1.0, whole genome shotgun sequence genome contains a region encoding:
- the LOC106972103 gene encoding olfactory receptor 6C75-like, whose product MMLWKEMPMEIGNGTTVQEFTLEGFPALQHLGKVLFLVHLLAYLASITGNAVIVTITCANSRLQTPMYFFLSTFSFFECCFISAVIPKLLVIFLLGRQTISFLACFIQAFVYVYLGATGFFLITVMSVDRYMAICQPLHYPTIMNLKTCFLLVTACCVLAFLLITGLIVKVSQLSFCGPNVIPHFFCDLGSLIHLSCSNTRFVEMLAFVIALFIILTSLIITIIAYSNIVVTIVRLPSAKERQKAFSTCSSHFIVLSLIYSSCVFIYVKPKQTNRLDSNREAALVHTVVTPLLNPVIYTLRNKQVHQALRETMCRMKISRQK is encoded by the coding sequence ATGATGCTGTGGAAAGAGATGCCCATGGAAATAGGGAACGGGACCACTGTCCAAGAATTCACCTTGGAGGGGTTTCCTGCCCTCCAACACCTGGGAAAGGTCCTCTTCCTGGTGCACCTGCTGGCCTACCTGGCATCCATTACAGGCAATGCTGTCATAGTCACCATCACCTGTGCTAACTCCCGGCTCCAGACACCTATGTACTTTTTCCTCAGCACTTTCTCCTTCTTTGAGTGTTGTTTCATAAGTGCTGTTATTCCTAAGTTGCTGGTCATCTTTCTTTTAGGCCGGCAAACCATTTCCTTTCTTGCCTGTTTCATACAAGCCTTTGTGTATGTATACCTCGGAGCCACAGGTTTCTTCCTCATAACAGTGATGTCTGTGGATCGGTACATGGCCATTTGCCAGCCTCTGCATTACCCAACCATCATGAACCTCAAGACTTGCTTCCTCTTGGTCACTGCCTGCTGTGTTTTGGCCTTCCTTCTCATCACTGGTCTGATAGTAAAGGTTTCCCAGTTATCGTTCTGTGGCCCCAATGTCATCCCCCACTTCTTCTGTGATCTTGGTTCCCTGATTCATCTCTCCTGTTCTAATACCAGGTTTGTTGAAATGTTGGCCTTTGTCATTGCTTTGTTTATCATTTTGACATCCCTTATCATAACCATCATTGCATACAGCAACATAGTAGTCACAATTGTGCGACTCCCATCAGCCAAGGAGCGACAGAAAGCTTTCTCCACCTGCTCTTCTCACTTCATAGTCCTCTCCCTGATATACAGCAGCTGTGTCTTTATATACgtgaaaccaaagcaaaccaacaGGCTGGACTCCAACAGGGAGGCTGCCCTTGTGCATACGGTGGTGACCCCGCTGTTGAACCCTGTCATCTACACTCTGCGGAATAAGCAGGTCCACCAGGCTCTGAGAGAGACAATGTGCAGAATGAAAAtatcaagacaaaaataa